GGATACCCAATTTTTTCGGCTTCTTTTTGGAATACCGACATTTCCTGAGACGCACCTTCATAACCGGGAACAACAGGTACACCATTTTTTGCAACTAACAAGCGTGAACCGATCTTATCTCCCATTGCTTCGATAGAATGAGGTTTTGGGCCGATGAATCGAATTCCATGTTTTTCTAATTTCGTGGCAAAATCAGTATTTTCAGATAAAAATCCATAGCCAGGATGGACAGCATCCGCTCCGGTTTCCAAACAAGCCTTAATGACCTTCTCTACATTTAAGTAAGAAGAACGGGCATCGGTTCCGCCTAAAGAGAACGCTTCGTCTGCAGACTGGACAAATAAACTTTGTGCATCTGGATCGGAAAAGACGGCAACAGTTTTGATTCCCATTTTTTTTGCGGTGCGGATGACACGTACGGCAATTTCGCCACGATTGGCGATGAGTATTTTTTGTATCGGCTTCATGTGAGTAGGATCAAAACTAATGTGCCGTGAAAATAAATCAACAGAAAGATCGGAAGTCGATTGACCGCCTCCTTCCTTAACAAATTATTTTTTTATGGTGAAACAGTATCTCTCTCTCCGATTTTCGGATCGAATCTTTCTAACTTATTTCTCCTTTGGTTTTTTGACTCTTTTCCTACACCGAATTTTATTTTTTGTCGTTTATTCCTACCGATTGGAAGAATTCTCGTTTTTCATCTTACTCAAAGCGTTTTTAATTGGATTTCGATTTGATTGGGTTACCATTTCTATTTTGTTAGTTGGGTTCTACTTCTTATCCCTTTGGGACAAAGCATCGAAGTTAAGACCTTACCGTTATTTTTGGACCATCACTCCCTTAGTCATTTATCCATTTTGTTTGGTACACTTGTTTGCAGATTTATTGTATTTTGAAAATGCAAACAAACATATTGGATATGAAGCGATCGTATTTTTAGGAGATTTAGATGTATTGTTATCTTCTGCATTCAAAGAAACACCATTTAAAATTTTATCTTTTTTAGTATTTATTACATTGTATATAACGGGGATTCGTTATTGGTTTTCCAAACAAAAAATTGCGGATCAAATAAATACTAAGGGAAGTTTTCGATCTAATTCCATAGTGAGTATACTTTGGATCTTATTTTTCTTTATAGGACTTCGAGGTGGGCCACAAGAATCACCTTTACGTGCTAGCGAAGCCATAATCTCTGATAATGCCCTTATCAACCAACTAGCGTTAAATGGAATTTATACAACTATCAATGATTTCAAAAGCCAGGCAATTCCTAAACATCTAAAAATGACAGATAAGGATATGTTGGCGGTAGTTCGGGAAGAAATTGAGTATTCAGGATCTGAATTTGTAAATGATCCAGAGTTTCCACTCGTTCGGAAAATCAAAGGAATACCGGGAAGAAAACCAATCAATGTGGTTTTGGTCATCCAAGAATCTTGGACGGGAAAGTATGTTTGGCCGATATCAGATGGATTTTGGTTAGGCAAGGAAGTAACACCGTATTACAATAGATTGGCGAAAAAGGGACATAGCTTTCGAAAATTCTATGCAAATGGTGGGAGAACTAGCAATGCTTTACTATCGGTTCTTACCAGTGTTCCCGATCGGCCAGGTCTTACGGCAATTCGTACTCCACAAATTCTCAGTAATTTTTCTGCTATTGGTAATCTATTTTCTGAATTTGGATACCAAACCAGTTTTATTACAGGAGATGATCTAAAATTCGATAGTTTGGCCACTATCCTTCCTCATTTTGGATTCAAAACTTTGATTGGGAAAGAAGACTTTCGTAAATCGGGAAAATATTCCATCGGAGCTTGGGGTTATGATGATGAACATCTTTATACAAAAGCATTAGAAGAAATGGACTTGTACCAAAAGAATAACAAACCCTTCTTAATGACTATTCTTACTATGACAACACATTATCCATATAAGGTGCCAAACCCTAAGTATGAAATATACGAACCTACTGTAACTGATTTTGATTATCTCAATACTTATCACTATTCTGATTCTGCGTTAGAAGTTTTTATGAAAGAAATACAAAAGAAAAAGTATTTTGAAGACACTTTGTTTGTATTTGTGGGAGACCATACCCACCACAGGTATCTATCATATTATGAAGATCGAATGGTCCCTTTTTTGTTATATTCTCCAAAATACATAAAACCAATGTTAGATGAAAGAATTTCATCACAATTGGATGTCCTGCCTACTATTTTAGGAGTTGTAGGAAAAGAAACTTACTTTGCAGGGTTCGGTAAAGATATGTTAGCCAGTGGTGTGAAGTCGGGAAGTACTTACTTTGCTTATGGAAGTGCTTGCGGATGGATCGATGAAGAAAAAATTCTTTATCAAAGTGTAGATGGGGACACTCAGTTTATTTTCCAAATGATCCCACCTTATGGAGTGGACCCGGCCTGTAATCCAGATCGAAAAAACTGCTTTCGCCAAACGATCAAGGCCAGGGCCTTCTTTAATTTATCTTTAGAATTAATGAACCGTAATTCGCTTTATCCTTTAGAGGGTTCTTTACGGTACACCAGGAAATGAATTTACATATTTGATTTTGAAGTCAGGAAAACTATTAACGATCTGCACTTTGAAATCGGGGAAAGAACTGACTTCTTGCCACTTCCCACAGTCAGAAGGGAAACTACTTACTTTTTGCACATTGAGGTCAGGGAAACTATCTACAATTTGGACCTTAAAATCGGGGAAACTAGTAACGAACTGAACCTTTCCTGCTAATTTTTTCCCTTTGAAAGTACAATCAGAGCCAATTTCTCCTGCGAAAAGAGTCGAAGTGAACAGAATACCTAAAATCAAACCAATCAACTTTTTCATACATACTCCTATTTTTTAAGAAATAAATTCTAAATCGATTTTTCCACCTGTCAATCCCTTTGTCCTTAGATTCGAAACACAAAAAGGCGCCCTTGAAAAATAAATTTTAAAATCATCAAGTATCTATGAATTAAAGACTAAACTTTAGATAGTTTTATACGTTCGGCTTCCGTCATTACATCTAACTCTTGTTTTTTGGATTGCATCAAATTATTTAGATAGGTTTGAAATTCTTCCCAAGAAGAAAAATCCGTAGGGTCATGGACACCCAATCCCATATAGCCAACTACGTTTCCTTTTTGGTAATTTTGATACGTGGTGACACCTGACTTTAGAGCAACAAAAACAGGAATTTTTTGATCAAAAGCAATTTTCACCATCCCTTTCTTTAGGGGAAGGATTTCCTCGGAATAAGTATTTTTCCCTTCTGGATACACAATGTAAGAAGTTGTTTTTAAACCTTCGATCAGATTTTTTACAGAAACTGCAACAGACATGGCTTTGGAGTTATCAAAAACTTGTGAACCCATGGCAACCATCCACCAATAAGCAAACCAAGCTTTTTTGATCACCTGGTTTGCTAAAAACGGTTTTCTTATCACATAACAATCATAAGGGAAATCCATTTCGTTTACATGGTTTAAAAATATCATATGTCCTTTTTCAGGTACACTAATTTCATTAAATACGATGAGTTGAGTTTTTGTAATCTTCAGAACATCTTCTGCCCAAATTTTTGTTCCTTCTAGAAATTCTTTTATACGAGCTTCTTTGTTCCCTGTAAGAGAACGATATAAACCTCTGATGAGGTAGGGACTTGCTTTTCCAAAAACAAGAAGGGTGATCCTTAAGTAAACCTTCATCACCAAACGCCCGTAGTGGACACTAAGTCCGTGTAAATTTTTCTTAATGAGATCGTCAACGACCGGAATTTTCGCCATAGCAACAATTAGACAAAAGAGGTCATTCTATGGAAATAAAAAAGCCCAAGAAAAATCTTGGGCTTTAGACTTCGGAAACGGTGTTAGTTAACGTTTCTTATTGTTGCGGAGTGGATGTCGCTCCAGCGGCAGGTTTTGCAGGGACATTCAATGCTTTTTTACGTTCTTGGTCGTACTTCATGAACACCATATTGTTGGAGTCCAAATCATAGACTCGACCTCTCACGTCAGCATGATCCACGCGGTAATCTTCAGGAACACGTACGTCAAACATAGCTTGCAAACGATTGTCATATTTGATGTAAGGGTTTTTGGTAAAATCATAAGTAACACCATCTACCTTTACTGGTTTCCCTTCCACTGGTGCACCATTTTCATCTTTAAGAGTTTCTGATTTTGCAAGGGAATTGTTCAGGTAATAATTGTCGTAAGGATACTTCAACTTATAAATGTTAATCGCATTTGCTTTAGAATCACGAGCTAAGTTGATGGCACCAAAATAAAGATCTATGCGATACTTTCTGTGGGTCGGTTGGAGTTTTTGGTGTTTTTCCAAATTCTTTTCCACTTTTAAAGCATTGGCTCTTGCTTCTTTTGCAAGACCGAGGTGTTTGTATCCTAACTCCAGGTTTTTCTCAATGTCATATTTATTATAACTATAATGAGCTTCTTTTGGATCATACATACGACGTGAGAAAGGAGCTTCCCGTGGAATATCCATTACGTCTTGGCGGAAGTAAGAACCTTTTCCATATTCGATTGAAATATCGAGGAGTGCTTTATCCATATGATCGTTTGGATTTTTTCTTTCCATAGCCGTTTTCATCATCTCTTCTGCACGTAAAATGTAGAGT
The genomic region above belongs to Leptospira terpstrae serovar Hualin str. LT 11-33 = ATCC 700639 and contains:
- a CDS encoding LTA synthase family protein; the protein is MVKQYLSLRFSDRIFLTYFSFGFLTLFLHRILFFVVYSYRLEEFSFFILLKAFLIGFRFDWVTISILLVGFYFLSLWDKASKLRPYRYFWTITPLVIYPFCLVHLFADLLYFENANKHIGYEAIVFLGDLDVLLSSAFKETPFKILSFLVFITLYITGIRYWFSKQKIADQINTKGSFRSNSIVSILWILFFFIGLRGGPQESPLRASEAIISDNALINQLALNGIYTTINDFKSQAIPKHLKMTDKDMLAVVREEIEYSGSEFVNDPEFPLVRKIKGIPGRKPINVVLVIQESWTGKYVWPISDGFWLGKEVTPYYNRLAKKGHSFRKFYANGGRTSNALLSVLTSVPDRPGLTAIRTPQILSNFSAIGNLFSEFGYQTSFITGDDLKFDSLATILPHFGFKTLIGKEDFRKSGKYSIGAWGYDDEHLYTKALEEMDLYQKNNKPFLMTILTMTTHYPYKVPNPKYEIYEPTVTDFDYLNTYHYSDSALEVFMKEIQKKKYFEDTLFVFVGDHTHHRYLSYYEDRMVPFLLYSPKYIKPMLDERISSQLDVLPTILGVVGKETYFAGFGKDMLASGVKSGSTYFAYGSACGWIDEEKILYQSVDGDTQFIFQMIPPYGVDPACNPDRKNCFRQTIKARAFFNLSLELMNRNSLYPLEGSLRYTRK
- a CDS encoding lysophospholipid acyltransferase family protein — protein: MKVYLRITLLVFGKASPYLIRGLYRSLTGNKEARIKEFLEGTKIWAEDVLKITKTQLIVFNEISVPEKGHMIFLNHVNEMDFPYDCYVIRKPFLANQVIKKAWFAYWWMVAMGSQVFDNSKAMSVAVSVKNLIEGLKTTSYIVYPEGKNTYSEEILPLKKGMVKIAFDQKIPVFVALKSGVTTYQNYQKGNVVGYMGLGVHDPTDFSSWEEFQTYLNNLMQSKKQELDVMTEAERIKLSKV
- a CDS encoding LIC11274 family protein; translated protein: MNGRAMKQSLLILMMSLMMQAPMFAESVSSKSYHKRIELLTYLRELEPIVKNFRGEDPEGKPTEINAPEGKEGFRMKKYIEAKRIYQEGLQYHFEGNYSSAYQRFLECQLGIEKITEELSQLYILRAEEMMKTAMERKNPNDHMDKALLDISIEYGKGSYFRQDVMDIPREAPFSRRMYDPKEAHYSYNKYDIEKNLELGYKHLGLAKEARANALKVEKNLEKHQKLQPTHRKYRIDLYFGAINLARDSKANAINIYKLKYPYDNYYLNNSLAKSETLKDENGAPVEGKPVKVDGVTYDFTKNPYIKYDNRLQAMFDVRVPEDYRVDHADVRGRVYDLDSNNMVFMKYDQERKKALNVPAKPAAGATSTPQQ